The Azospirillum baldaniorum genome segment GTTCGCCTGCCGCCGCGGGTCCCCGGGGGACAGATTTTGGGGTGCCGGTGGCGCAGTCGCGTCACCGAAACGAGGTGCAAGGGACGTTTGGACATGGACAGCCAGAACATCCGCATCCGCTTGAAGGCGTTCGATCATCGCGTGCTCGACCAGTCGACCAGCGAGATCGTCAACACCGCCAAGCGGACCGGTGCTCGGGTGCGGGGCCCGATCCCGCTGCCGACGCAGATCGAGAAGTTTACGGTGAACCGCTCGCCGCACGTCGACAAGAAGTCGCGCGAGCAGTTCGAAATCCGCACCCACAAGCGTCTGCTCGACATCGTCGATCCGACGCCGCAGACGGTGGACGCGCTGATGAAGCTCGACCTCGCTGCCGGTGTGGACGTCGAGATCAAGCTCTAATTCGTTGCTGTTGAGGGACCTCTCCCTCTGAGGATGTCCCTGGTCAGGAGATAAAGAACAATGCGATCCGGTTTGATCGCGCAGAAAGTCGGCATGACCCGCGTCTTCACGGACGACGGGCAGCACGTGCCGGTGACTGTGCTGAAAGTCGACAGCTGCCAGGTCGTCGCCGTCCGCACCGAGGACAAGGATGGCTACACCGCCGTCCAGCTCGGCGCAGGCGCCATCAAGGTGAAGAACGTCACGAAGCCGCAGCGCGGGCATTTCGCCAAGGCGCGCGTCGAGCCCAAGCGCAAGCTGGTCGAGTTCCGCGTCGATGCCGACGCGCTGATCGAGGTCGGCGCCGAGCTCTCGGCTGCGCATTTCCTCCCGGGCCAGTTCGTCGACGTCACCGGCACTTCCATCGGTAAGGGCTTCGCCGGTCCGATGAAGCGCTGGAACTTCGGTGGTCTGCGCGCGACGCACGGCGTGTCGGTGTCGCACCGCTCGCACGGTTCGACGGGTAACCGCCAGGACCCCGGCAAGGTCTTCAAGAACAAGAAGATGGCCGGTCATCTCGGCGACGAGAAGGTCACGGTTCTGAACCTGAAGGTCGTGTCGGTCGATGAGGACCGCGGTCTGATCTTCCTCAAGGGTGCCGTTCCGGGCGCCGAGGGAGCTTGGCTCCGCATCCGCGACGCGGTGAAGAAGAAGGCTCCGGAAGGTCTGCCGTTCCCCGCCGGGATCAAGGCTGCGCCGGCCGCTGAAGCCGCCGCCGAGCCGCAGGAGTGATGGCCATGAAGGCGACCATTAAGAACCTGAACAACGAGACCGTCGGCGAGATCGAGCTGGCTGACGAGATCTTCGGCCTTCCGTCCCGCACGGACATCCTCGCCCGTATGGTCAACTGGCAGCTGGCCAAGCGCCGCGCCGGTACGCACAAGACCAAGACGATCAGCGAGATCTCCGGCACCGGCAAGAAGCCGTACCGCCAGAAGGGCACCGGCCGCGCCCGTCAGGGCTCCATGCGCTCCGCCCAGTTCCGTGGCGGTGCGACCATCTTCGGCCCGGTCGTCCGTTCGCACGAGCACGACCTGACCAAGAAGGTCCGCAAGCTGGCCCTGAAGACCGCGCTGTCCACCAAGGCCGCGGAAGGCAAGCTCCTGGTCCTCGACGCCGCTTCGGCCGAGAGCCACAAGACCAAGGAACTGGCTGTCCGTCTCGCTTCGCTCGGCCTGACCTCGGCTCTGATCATCGATGGCGCCAACCTGAACGAGAACTTCGCTCGGGCCTCGCGCAACATCCCGCTGATCGACGTGCTGCCGGAGCAGGGCGCCAACGTCTACGACATTCTTCGCCGCGATACGCTGGTCCTGACCCGCAACGCGGTCGAGCAGCTGGAGGCTCGCCTGAAATGAGCAAGCAGTCGAAACCTGCGGTGAGCCAGGAGCGGATGTACGACCTCATCCTGGCTCCGGTGATCACCGAGAAGTCGACGATGGCGTCGGAGCACAATCAGGTGACGTTCCGCGTGCCGCTGTCGGCGACCAAGCCGGAGATCAAGTCGGCGGTCGAGGGGCTGTTCAACGTGAAGGTGACGGCGGTCAACACCCTGGTTACCAAGGGCAAGACCAAGCGCTTCCGCGGCACCATCGGCCGTCGCTCGGACTTCAAGAAGGCCGTCGTGACCCTCGCCGAGGGGAACAAGATCGACGTGACCACGGGCATCTGAGCGGGAGTGTGATCCGATGGCTCTGAAGCAATATCGCCCAATTACGCCGTCGCTCCGCCAGCTGGTCATCGTCGACCGCTCGGAGCTGTGGAAGGGCAAGCCGGTCAAGACCCTCACCGAGGGCCTGACCAAGTCCGGCGGCCGCAACAACACCGGCCGCATCACCGCGCGCCGGATGGGTGGCGGTCACAAGCGCGTCTACCGTCTGGTGGACTTCAAGCGCCGTAAGTTCAACGTTCCGGCGACCGTCGAGCGCCTGGAGTACGATCCGAACCGTACGGCCTTCATCGCCCTCATCAAGTATGAGGACGGCACCATGTCCTACATTCTGGCGCCGCAGCGCCTGAAGGTGGGCGACACGGTGATCGCCGGCGAGAAGGTGGATGTGAAGCCCGGCAACGCCATGCCGCTGAAGAACATCCCGGTCGGTTCGGTGCTGCACAACGTCGAGCTGAAGCCCGGCAAGGGTGGTCAGCTGGCCCGTTCGGCCGGCACCTACCTGCAGCTGGTCGGTCGCGACGGTGGCTACGCCCAGCTGAAGCTGCCCTCGGGCGAGCTTCGCGTGGTCCGCGGCGACTGCATGGCCACCCTGGGTGCCGTGTCGAACCCGGACAACATGAACACCAACAAGGGCAAGGCCGGTCGCAGCCGTTGGCTGGGCATCCGTCCGTCCGTCCGTGGTGTCGCCATGAACCCGATCGATCACCCGCACGGTGGTGGTGAAGGCCGCACTTCGGGTGGCCGTCATCCGGTCACGCCGTGGGGCAAGCCGACCAAGGGCAAGAAGACTCGTCACAACAAGAAGACGGATGGCCTGATCCTGCGCCGCCGTCATTCGAAGTAAGGAGGGCGGACGATGGCACGCTCCGTTTGGAAGGGCCCGTTCGTCGACGGCTACCTGCTCAAGAAGGCGGACAAGTCGCGGGCCTCGGGCCGCAACGAGATCATCAAGATCTGGTCGCGTCGCTCGACGATCCTGCCGCAGTTCGTGGGTCTCACGTTCGGCGTGTACAATGGCCACAAGTTCCTGCCGGTTCTGGTGACCGAGAACATGATCGGCCACAAGTTCGGTGAGTTCGCTCCGACGCGCACCTTCTACGGGCACGCGGCGGACAAGAAGGCGAAGAGGAAGTAAGCCATGGGCAAGCCCTCCAACCCCAGCCGTATCGCGGAGAACGAGGCCATCGCCTCCAATCCGATGATCCGCACCAGCCCGCGCAAGCTGAACCTCGTCGCCCAGCTCATCCGGAACAAGGATGCCAGCAGCGCCGTGGCCGAGCTGACCTTCTCCAAGCGCCGCATCGCCGGCGAGGTGAAGAAGGTCCTCCAGGCCGCGATCGCCAACGCCGAGAACAACCATCAGCTCGATGTGGACCGCCTGTACGTCTCCTCGGCGACGGTCGGCCGCGCCCTGGTGATGAAGCGCTTCCACGCCCGTGCCCGTGGGCGCGGCGCGCGGGTCGAGAAGCTGTTCTCCAACCTGACGATCATCGTGCGTGAGCGCGACGCCGCCGCTGCCGAAGGGGCCGAGTAAGATGGGTCAGAAAGTCAATCCGATCGGGCTGCGCCTCGGCATCAACCGGACCTGGGACAGCCGTTGGTTCGCCAAGCGCGACTACGCCAACCTGCTGCACCAGGACCTGAAGCTGCGCGGTTACCTGCAGGGTCGCCTGCAGCAGGCCGGCTGCTCGCGCGTTATCATCGAGCGTCCGGCCAAGAAGGCCCGCGTCACCATCCACTCGGCCCGTCCGGGCGTGGTGATCGGCAAGAAGGGCGCGGACATCGAGAAGCTGCGCACCGAGCTGTCGAAGATGGCCGGCGGCGAAGTGAGCCTGAACATCATCGAGATCCGCAAGCCGGAGATCGATGCCAAGCTCATCGCCGAGAACATCTCCAACCAGCTCGAGCGCCGTGTCGCCTTCCGCCGCGCCATGAAGCGTGCGGTCCAGTCGGCCATGCGTCTGGGCGCCCAGGGCATCCGGATCAACTGCTCCGGTCGTCTCGGCGGCGCCGAGATCGCCCGCCTGGAGTGGTACCGCGAGGGCCGCGTTCCGCTGCACACCCTGCGTGCGGACATCGACTACGGCACCGCGACCGCGAAGACCACCTACGGCACCTGCGGTGTCAAGGTGTGGGTCTTCAAGGGCGAGATCATGGCGCACGACCCGATGGCGCAGGACAAGCGCATGGGCACCGAGCCGGTGTCGACCGATGGCGAGCCGCGGCGCGAGCGTCGCGAGCGTGGTGACCGTGAGGAGCGTGGGGGCCGTGGTCGCGGCGACCGTGACCGCTCCGAGCGGGCTGACCGCTAGTAAGGGGCACGAGCGATGCTTTCTCCGAAGCGTACCAAGTACCGCAAGGCCCACAAGGGCCGCATCCACGGCAACGCGAAGGGCGGCACCCAGCTGAACTTCGGCTCCTTCGGCCTCAAGGCCCTGGAGCCGGAGCGCATCACGGCCCGCCAGATCGAGGCGGCCCGCCGCGCGATCACCCGCGCCATGAAGCGTCAGGGCCGCGTGTGGATCCGCGTGTTCCCGGACCTGCCGGTCTCCACCAAGCCCGCCGAAGTCCGCATGGGTTCCGGTAAGGGCACGCCCGAGTACTGGGCGGCCCGCGTTCATCCCGGCCGCATCCTGTTTGAGCTGGACGGCGTGCCCGCGGATGTGGCAAAGCAGGCGTTCGCCCTGGCGGCCGCCAAGCTGCCGATCAAGACCAAGCTGGTGACCCGCCTCGGCGGCGGTGAGGAGGTGGCGGCATGAAGTCCGTCGACGTTCGTGCGAAGAGCACCGAGGAGCTGAACGATCAGCTCCTCCAGCTCAAAAAGGAACAGTTCAACCTGCGTTTCCAGCGGGCCTCCGGCCAGCTGGAGAACACCGCGCGGGTGCGAGTGGTGCGTCGCGACATCGCGCGCATCAAGACGATCCTCGGCGAGCGTTCGCGCTCGGCCGAAGCCGGCAAGTAAGGAGGGCTACCTATGCCTCGCCGCGTTCTGCAGGGCACGGTGGTCAGCGACAAGGGCGACAAGACGGTTATCGTCCTGGTCGAGCGCCGCGTCATGCACCCCGTGTACAAGAAGTTCATTCGTCAGTCGAAGAAGTACGCCGCCCACGACGAGGGCAACCAGTTCAAGGTCGGCGATACCGTTTCGATCATCGAATGCCGCCCGATCTCCAAGCGCAAGCGCTGGACGGTCGTGCTTGAGTCCGCCGCCGTTAGCGGCGCCGCGTAAACGGAAGGGTACAAACCATGATCCAGATGCAAACCAACCTGGAAGTCGCCGACAATAGCGGGGCGCGCCGGGTGCAGTGCATCAAGGTGCTTGGCGGGTCCAAGCGGAAGGTGGCCACCGTCGGCGACGTCATCGTCGTCTCCGTCAAGGAGGCCATTCCGAAGGGTCGCGTCAAGAAGGGCGACGTGCATCGCGCCGTCATCGTCCGCACCGCGAAGGAACTGCGCCGGGAGGACGGGTCCGCGATCCGTTTCGACCGCAATGCCGCCGTGCTGATCAACAAGCAGGGCGAGCCGATCGGCACGCGTATCTTCGGGCCGGTCACTCGTGAGCTTCGCGGCAAGAAGTTCATGAAGATCATCTCGCTGGCGCCGGAGGTGCTGTGATGGCCGCGAAGATCAAGACCAAGGACAAGGTCGTCATCCTTGCCGGCAAGGACAAGGGGAAGACCGGTGAGGTCCTCAAGGTCATCCCGGCGGAAAACCGTGTCGTCGTGCAGGGCGTGAACGTGGTGAAGAAGCACCAGCGTCCGAGCGCCACCTCGCAGGGCGGCATCGTTGAGTTCGAGGCGCCCATCAACGTCTCGAACGTTGCTCATGTCGACCCCAAGGACGGCAAGCCGACCCGCGTCGGTTTCAAGGTCCTTGAGGATGGCCGCAAGGTGCGTGTCGCCAAGCGGTCCGGCGAAGTCATCGACGTGTGAGGACCGGACCAATGGCTGCACGTTTGAAGGAAGTGTACGACTCCAAGATCCGCGCTGCGCTCAAGGCTGAGTTCGGCTACGCGAACGACATGGAAGTTCCGCGGATCGAGAAGATCGTCATCAACATGGGTGTCGGCGAGGCTGTCGGCGACTCCAAGAAGATCCAGAATGCGGTGAGCGAACTGACGGCGATCAGCGGCCAGAAGCCGATCGTCACGAAGTCCCGCAAGTCGATCGCGCAGTTCAAGCTGCGTGAGGGCATGGCGATCGGGTGCAAGGTCACGCTCCGTCGTGAGCGGATGTACGAGTTCCTGGATCGCCTGGTCACGATCGCGTTGCCGCGTGTCCGCGACTTCCGCGGCATCCCCGGCAACAGCTTCGACGGCCGTGGCAACTATGCCATGGGCGTGAAGGAGCAGATCATTTTCCCGGAGATCGACTACGACAAGATCGATCAGATCCGCGGCATGGACATCATTTTCGTCACCTCGGCGAAGACCGACAAGGAGGCCAAGGCTCTCCTGAAGGCCTTCGACATGCCGTTTGTGGCCTGATTGGCTGGAGCACGACCCCATGGCTAAGACCAGTGCCATCGAGAAGAACAAGCGTCGCACCAAGCTGGTGAAGCAGTTCGCCAACAAGCGTGCCCGCCTGAAGGCCATCGCCTCCGATCGCTCCCTCCCGCCGGAAGAGCAGTTCGCCGCCCGCCTCAAGCTGGCCGAAATGCCGCGCAACTCGTCGAAGGTGCGCATCCGCAACCGCTGCGAAATGACCGGCCGTCCGCGGGCGTTCTATCGCAAGTTTAAGCTGTCCCGCGTCACCCTCCGTGAACTGGCCTCGACTGGCCAGATCCCGGGGATGGTGAAGTCGAGCTGGTAAGGAGGGTCGGAGAATGTCTTTGAGCGATCCGCTCGGCGATATGCTGACCCGCATTCGCAACGGTCAGCACGCCCGTATGTCTGTTGTGCAGAGCCCGGCGTCGAAGCTGCGCAGCAACGTGCTTGAGGTTCTCAAGCGCGAGGGTTACATCCGCGGCTACTCCGAGGAGGAGCTGCGCCCCGGCATCAAGAACCTGAAGATCGAGCTGAAGTATCACGAAGGCGAGCCTGTGATTAAGCAGATCGCCCGTGTGTCGAAGCCCGGCCGCCGCGTCTATTCGAAGATCACCGATCTGCCCCGCGTCTTCAACGGCCTCGGCATCGCGATCCTCTCCACGCCGCGCGGCGTGATGTCGGACAATGAGGCCCGCGCCGCCAACGTCGGCGGTGAAGTCCTCTGCCGCGTGTTCTAAGGGGGACCCTTCGATGTCGCGCATTGGAAAGCATCCCGTGCCGGTTCCGGCTGGTGTTGACGTCTCCGTCAACGGCCAGCAGGTGTCGGCCAAGGGCAAGCTGGGTTCGCTCAGCCTGACCCTCATCGACGACATCACGGCCAAGCTGGAAGACGGCAAGGTCGTGGTGGCCCCGGCGAACGACAGCAAGCGCGCCCGCGTCATGTGGGCAACCTCGCGCACCCTGATCAACAACATGGTCACGGGCGTCAACCAGGGCTTCACCATCAACCTCGAGATCAACGGCGTCGGTTACCGTGCCGCCGTGCAGGGCAAGGAGCTGGTCATGCAGCTCGGCTACTCGCACGACGTCAAGTACCCGATCCCGGAGGGCATCACCATCAAGTGTGACAAGCCCACCGCGATCTCGGTGTCGGGCTTCGACAAGCAGAAGGTCGGTCAAGTCGCCGCGGAGATCCGCGGTTGGAAGAAGCCGGAGCCCTATAAGGGCAAGGGCATCAAGTACGAGACCGAGACGCTGATCCGCAAGGAAGGCAAGAAGAAGTAAGGTCCGCCATGCTCAAGCCAAAGCAACTCCACGAGCGCCGCAAGCAGCGCGTGCGCGCGCAGATTGCCAAGAAGGCCGGCGGGCGGGCTCGCCTCTCGGTTTTCCGGTCCAATCTGCACATCTACGCCCAGATCATCGACGACGAGAACGGCCGCACGGTCGCCTCGGCCTCGTCCGTGGAAAAGGAGCTGCGCGAGCAGCTCAAGCACGGTGGGAACGTCGAAGCCGCCCAGAAGATCGGTGCGCTCATCGCCGAGCGCGCCAAGGCGGCGGGCGTCACCGAGGTCGTGTTCGACCGTGGTGGCTACATTTACCACGGCCGGGTCAAGGCCCTGGCTGACGCCGCCCGCGAGGGCGGGCTGTCGTTCTAAGGAGGCTCCGAAATGGCACGTGAAAGAGGCGAGCGGAGCGACCGTGATCGGCAGCCGCGCGATCGCGACCGGGAAGAGAGCGAGCTGATTGAAAAGCTCGTTGGGATCAACCGCGTCGCCAAGGTTGTGAAGGGTGGCCGTCGCTTCGGCTTCGCCGCCCTGGTGGTGGTCGGTGACGGCAAGGGCCGCGTCGGCGTCGGATCGGGCAAGGCCCGTGAAGTGCCGGAGGCGATCCGCAAGGCCACCGACCAGGCGAAGCGCGGCATGATCCGCGTTCCGCTGCGCGAAGGCCGCACGCTGCACCACGACTCCAACGGTCACTTCGGTGCCGGCAAGGTCGTGCTGCGCACCGCCCCGGCCGGTACCGGCATCATCGCCGGCGGTCCGATGCGCGCGATCTTCGAGGCGCTGGGTGTGCAGGACGTGGTGACGAAGTCCATCGGCACCTCGAACCCGCACAACATGATCAAGGCGACCTTCGACGCCCTGTCGCAGGTTTCCAGCCCGCGCAGCGTCGCCGCCCGCCGCGGCCGTCGCGTGAGCGACATCCTCGGCAAGCGTGAAACCGGCGCCGCCGGTGCGCAGGAGGCTTGATCATGGCCGAGAAGAAGACCGTCATCGTCACCCAGACCGGCAGCCCGATCGGTCGTAAGCACGACCAGCGCGAGACGCTGGTCGGTCTGGGTCTCAACAAGCTGCACCGGACCCGCGAGCTGGAGGACACTCCGGCCGTGCGGGGCATGATCGCCAAGGTCGCGCACCTGGTCCGCGTCGAGAACGAGGGCTGAACCCATGACGAAGCTGAACGATCTCCGGGACAACCCCGGTGCCCGTAAGGAGCGCATGCGCGTCGGCCGCGGTATCGGTTCGGGCAAGGGCAAGACCGGCGGCCGTGGCGTCAAGGGTCAGACCTCGCGCACCGGCGTGGCCATCAACGGCTTTGAAGGCGGCCAGATGCCCCTTCACCGCCGCCTTCCGAAGCGCGGTTTCCGCAACATCTTCGCGAAGGAATACTCGGTCGTGAACCTGGGCCTGGTCCAGAAGTTCATCGACGCCGGCAAGCTCGACGCCAGCCAGACCATCGATGCGGTGGCTCTGGAAGCGGCGGGCGTCACCGGCAAGGTGAAGAAGGACGGCATTCGTCTGCTGGGCAAGGGCGCCCTGACGACGAAGGCCAGCTTCACCGTGGCCGGCGCCTCCAAGTCGGCTGTGGAAGCGGTCGAGAAGGCGGGTGGCAGCGTCACGCTGACCGCGTCCGCCGCCGAAGCCGCCGAGTGATCGGAAGCCCGCGCTTGCGCGCGGGCATCTTCCGGCACTAAATGAAGCGAAGTTGCGAGGGGCGGCCTGCATCCTGCAGGACCGCCCCGTTCGTGCATTAGGGACAGGGATACGACCCATGGCATCAGCGGCCGAGCAGCTTGCCGCGAACATTAATTTCGGGGCCTTCTCCAAGGCGACCGAGCTGAAGAAGCGGATCTGGTTCACCCTTGGTGCCTTGATCATTTACCGCCTGGGCACCTACATCCCGATTCCGGGCGTCAACCCGCAGATCCTGGCCGATATTTTCCGGCAGCAGGGCGGGGGCATCCTGGGCATGTTCGACATGCTGGCCGGCGGCGCGCTGCACCGCATGACGATCTTCGCGCTCAACATCATGCCGTACATTTCGGCCTCCATCATCGTGCAGCTTCTGACCGCGGTGTCGCCGCAGATGGAAGCGCTGAAGAAGGAGGGCGAGTCGGGCCGCAAGAAGCTGAACCAGTACACCCGCTACGGCACCGTCCTTCTGGCGACCGTGCAGGCCTGGGGCTTGGCGGTGGGGCTTGAGGCGATGACCGGCGCGTCCGGCGCCGCGGTTCCGGAACCGGGGCTGTTCTTCAAGATCGCCACCGTCATCACGCTGGTCGGCGGCACGATGTTCCTGATGTGGCTGGGCGAGCAGATCACCGCCCGCGGCATCGGCAACGGCATCTCCCTCATCATCTTCGCCGGCATCGTCGCCGAGCTGCCGCGCGCTCTCGTCAGCACGCTGGAGCTGGGCCGCACCGGCGCGCTGTCCACGCTGTTCATCGTCTTCCTGCTGCTGATGGCGGTGGGCGTCGTGTTCTTCATCGTGTTCATGGAGCGCGCGCAGCGCCGGCTGCTGATCCAGTATCCGAAGCGGCAGATGGGCAACCGCGTGTTCGGTGGCGAAGCGTCGCACCTGCCGCTGAAGCTGAACACTTCGGGCGTCATCCCGCCGATCTTCGCGTCGTCGCTGCTGCTGCTGCCGCTGACCGCGGTCGGCTTTGCCGGCGGCGAGGGTCCGGAGTGGCTGCAGACCGTCACGCGCTATCTCGCGCACGGCACGCCGCTCTACATGATCCTGTATTCGGCGCTGATCATCTTCTTCTGCTTCTTCTACACGGCCATCGTCTTCAACCCCGCGGACACGGCCGAGAACCTGCGTAAGTATGGCGGTTTCATTCCCGGCATCCGTCCGGGCAAGAACACCGCGGACTACATCGACTACGTGCTGACCCGGTTGACGGTGATCGGCTCGGCCTACCTTGTGGCGGTTTGTCTCCTCCCCGAAATCCTGATTTCCCAGCATTCGGTTCCGTTCTATTTTGGCGGCACCAGCCTGCTGATCGTGGTCACGGTGACGATGGACACGGTTGCGCAGATTCATTCCCATCTGCTGGCCCACCAGTATGAGGGGCTGATTAAAAAAGCGAAGCTTCGGGGGAGAAAGTAATGAATCTCATTCTGCTCGGACCGCCGGGCGCCGGGAAGGGGACCCAGGCGCGGCGTCTCGAAGACACGCGCGGGCTCGTCCAGCTTTCCACGGGCGATATGCTCCGCGCGATGGTCGCCGAGGGTGGTCCGCTTGGGCAGCAGGCGAAGGACATCATGTCCGCCGGCAAATTGATGCCGGACGAGCTGATGGTCAAAATCATCGCTGAGCGCATTTCCAAGCCGGATGTGGCCAACGGCTTCATCCTCGATGGTTTCCCGCGCACGGTCGCCCAGGCCGAAGCGCTGGACACCATGCTGTCGGACAAGGGCCTGAAGCTCGATCACGTGATCGAGATGAAGGTCGTGGACGACATCCTGGTCGAGCGCATCACTGGCCGTTACACCTGCGCCAAGTGCGGCAAGGGCTACCACGACGTCTTCGAGAAGCCGAAGGTCGAGGGCGTTTGCGATGTCTGCGGCAGCACGGAGTTCAAGCGCCGGGCCGACGACAACGCCGACACGGTGAAGACCCGCCTCGCCCAGTATCACGAGCAGACCGCGCCGATCCTGCCGTATTATCAGAGCCGTGGTGTTCTGAAGACGGTGGACGGCATGGCCGAGATCGACGACGTGACCAAGCAGATCGAGGGGATCCTGGCGGCCTGACCGGGCCGCCTGACCCAGGATCGCCATGATCGGCTGAAAAGAAAAGCCGCGAGGATCTTCGGACCCTCGCGGCTTTTTCCATGCCGTGACGACGAGGCGGGGAGGGCGGTCCTCCCCAACGGCGCCGCCCCTCGTTACGGAGCGGCGTCGGTGTCGGGGCGCGAGAGGTCTTCCGCCTTGCGGCTCAGATCGTTGTAGCGGTCGAGCACCCAGCCGAGGTGATCGGTGGCCGCAACGGCGGCGGCATCGGCGTCGCGGCGCCGGATGGCGTCGTAGATGGCGCGGTGATGGTCGATCATCAGCGCCTCGCGGCCCAGCGCGAAGGGTTCGGTGTGATGGTACTCCATCATCTGGCCGAGGATGTCGCGGATGGTCGCCAGCAGATGCAGGTAGACCGGGCTCCCGGCCGCCTGGGCGACGGCGAGGTGGAAGTCCATGTCGTCGGCGGCCTGTTTGCCGTCGCGGCCCGTCTCGCCCATCGCGGCGAGGACCCGCCCGATGTGGTCGATCTGCTCCTGGGTCGCGCGCTCGGTGGCGCGCCGGGCTGCCCAGCTTTCCAGGGCCTGCCGGATCTCCACGAGGTCGCAGAGGTTGGCGTGTTTCACGCGGACCATCTCGGTCAGGGCGCCGTCCATGGCGCCCGCGGAGGACACCACGCGCGTGCCGCCGCCCTGCACGGCGGTCAGGAAGCCCTGCGTCTTCAGCTTCTGCAGGGCCGCGCGCACCGACACCCGGCTGACGTGGAGCTGCTCCGCAAGCTGGCGCTCGCCGGGCAGGCGCTCTCCCGGAACGAGTTCGCCACGGGCGATCCGCTCGAGAATCCGCTCCGCCACCCATTCGGAAATGCGCTGGGAGGAGGCCGGTACGTGGTGGGGTTCTTCGGTGTCGGACACGGTGGCATGCCCTTTCATCAGCAATCGGTCATAGGTCGTACCCGAGTCGGGCAAATCACGTCAACTCGCATCCGGACGGCGGCGTATGGTCCGCGTCATCGGCGGCGTTTCATCGGCTCCCGCGCCGGGCCATCAGGATGCCGGCCAACACCACGGCACCGCCCACCGCCTGAAGAGCGCCGAGCGGTTCGGCGAGCAGCGCCCAGGCCAGCACCGCCGCCGCCGCCGGCTGGAGCAGCAGGCTGACGGAGGAGAAGGCGGCGGGCAGATGGGCCAGCGCATAGGCAATCAGGCTCTGGCCGCCGGCATGGCTGACCAGCGCGAGCCCCAGCAGCACCGTCCAGCCCCCAAGCGATCCGGCGATCAGGCTCTCGCCAGACAGCAGGGCGATGGGCAGCAGGGCGAGGCCGGTGACGACTCCGCTCCAGGTCATGATGGTGGCCGTGGAAAACTCCGCCCGCAGCCGGCCCACCGCCAGGATGTAGCCGCCGTAGAAAACCGCGGTCAGCAGCCCGAGGGCGTCGCCGAACAGATGGTCCGGGCTCAGCTTCAGGCTCTGCCCCATCAGCACGACGGCTCCGCACAGCGCCAGACCGAGCCCCATCAGGAAAGTCCGGCTGAACCGCTCCTTGAACACCAGCCAAGAGACCAGCGTCACGAAGATCGGTGCGAAGTTCGCGAGCAGCGTGGAGTTGGCGACGGAGGTGTAGCGGATCGACCAGTGCCAGATGGCGAGGTCTCCGGCGAAGAACAGGCCCGCCGCGGTCAGCCGCGCGTAGTCGGACCGCGACGAAGGCTTGCGCGACCGCGCGCCTCCTTTCGGTTCCACCGCCATCCAGACCCACAGGGCCGGGATGGCAAAGGCGAGCCGCCAGAAGGCGGTGGCGCTCGGCCCCAGTTCGGACAGGCGCACGAAGATCGGGGCGAAGGCGATTCCCAGCGCCCCGGTCAGAAGGGCGATCAGCGCGATCCGCTGCGCCGAGTCGGCGCGCGCGGTGGGGGCGAGGGTGCTGGCGTCCGGCATGGCGTCCGTTATAACGGACGCACCCCCTAGGCGCCACGGGCGCCCGCCGCATGGCTCATCTGCGGAAGCCCCGGATTGTGGGACATTGCCGCTCCGTCGGGATCATCCGTGCCGCCGGACCGTTGC includes the following:
- the secY gene encoding preprotein translocase subunit SecY, with amino-acid sequence MASAAEQLAANINFGAFSKATELKKRIWFTLGALIIYRLGTYIPIPGVNPQILADIFRQQGGGILGMFDMLAGGALHRMTIFALNIMPYISASIIVQLLTAVSPQMEALKKEGESGRKKLNQYTRYGTVLLATVQAWGLAVGLEAMTGASGAAVPEPGLFFKIATVITLVGGTMFLMWLGEQITARGIGNGISLIIFAGIVAELPRALVSTLELGRTGALSTLFIVFLLLMAVGVVFFIVFMERAQRRLLIQYPKRQMGNRVFGGEASHLPLKLNTSGVIPPIFASSLLLLPLTAVGFAGGEGPEWLQTVTRYLAHGTPLYMILYSALIIFFCFFYTAIVFNPADTAENLRKYGGFIPGIRPGKNTADYIDYVLTRLTVIGSAYLVAVCLLPEILISQHSVPFYFGGTSLLIVVTVTMDTVAQIHSHLLAHQYEGLIKKAKLRGRK
- a CDS encoding adenylate kinase, with translation MNLILLGPPGAGKGTQARRLEDTRGLVQLSTGDMLRAMVAEGGPLGQQAKDIMSAGKLMPDELMVKIIAERISKPDVANGFILDGFPRTVAQAEALDTMLSDKGLKLDHVIEMKVVDDILVERITGRYTCAKCGKGYHDVFEKPKVEGVCDVCGSTEFKRRADDNADTVKTRLAQYHEQTAPILPYYQSRGVLKTVDGMAEIDDVTKQIEGILAA
- a CDS encoding FadR/GntR family transcriptional regulator; the encoded protein is MSDTEEPHHVPASSQRISEWVAERILERIARGELVPGERLPGERQLAEQLHVSRVSVRAALQKLKTQGFLTAVQGGGTRVVSSAGAMDGALTEMVRVKHANLCDLVEIRQALESWAARRATERATQEQIDHIGRVLAAMGETGRDGKQAADDMDFHLAVAQAAGSPVYLHLLATIRDILGQMMEYHHTEPFALGREALMIDHHRAIYDAIRRRDADAAAVAATDHLGWVLDRYNDLSRKAEDLSRPDTDAAP
- a CDS encoding DMT family transporter, with the protein product MPDASTLAPTARADSAQRIALIALLTGALGIAFAPIFVRLSELGPSATAFWRLAFAIPALWVWMAVEPKGGARSRKPSSRSDYARLTAAGLFFAGDLAIWHWSIRYTSVANSTLLANFAPIFVTLVSWLVFKERFSRTFLMGLGLALCGAVVLMGQSLKLSPDHLFGDALGLLTAVFYGGYILAVGRLRAEFSTATIMTWSGVVTGLALLPIALLSGESLIAGSLGGWTVLLGLALVSHAGGQSLIAYALAHLPAAFSSVSLLLQPAAAAVLAWALLAEPLGALQAVGGAVVLAGILMARRGSR